DNA sequence from the Bacillus pumilus genome:
TCTTGATTTTAGCCCTTTGTCTTCTTTTCAGCGTGATAGAAAACCTTTGCAGTCAAGGAAGGACGAGTACTGGAGCGGAGCGAATTTGACATTCGTGAGCACCAGCACGCAGGACTGACAACGAATGCGAGGGTTTGTCTACATGCTGGAGCGTCTCTCCAACAAAGAGACGCTTTTTTATGATGCGTGTAACAGCTGTTCAAACTGTTTCGCATTTTGAACAGATTTTCTTTGGAGGATGATGCCATGTTCATCTATCAGAATCGCTTGCGGAACAACAGTTACCCCATACAGCTCCATGATTTGCGAAGAGCGCATATACACAGCTTGATCAGGCAGCAATTGAAGGAGCAATGCATCATCTCCTTGTTCATCTCCATTGATGAAAATGAATTGAGTATCATCGCTAGAGATGTGCTGATGCATATCAGACAAAATGCTTTTGCATGTCATACAAGTGGTATTTACAAATAACAGCATCACGGCTCTTCCGTTCTGTAAATACTCCTTTAAAATGACCTTATTCCCTGAATGTGTATAGCTACGAAATAACGGCGCAGTATCACCAACATCCGCTTCCTTTAATTCAATCCCATCAAGGGATTTAATTTTACTCATAAATTTTCCGATAAAGCGGGCAAGCAAAAACACGACCGCCAGCTGAGCAATGACAATGAATAACACAATAATTAGTAGAATATCAGTCATTTCACTTAGTCTCCTTCTATAAACGATTCAAATTGATTCATCCATTTTCTTTTGAACATCATGATTGTTTTCCCAACCGCTATAATCAAACAGACAGCCACTGCAATCAAAAAACAAATAATATGAAGTGGCCACGGAATTGTTTCTACATAGGGATGTACATAAAACAACCCAATCACAAGTTCCAGCATCGACACATTACGAATCACAATTCCCCAGTGAAGATGGTCATTTTCAAGCAAACCTCCACAGCCGCATGAAATGTTACGATGTCCTCTCAATAAATTGAAGGTGACCGCTCCAGTATAGATACATAAAAGTGCTGTAAGACCAATCGCAGGTACAAGAGACATGTTCCACACGAACAATAAACCCGTACAAGCCAATTCAACAGTCAAAAACAAATAAAACATGGGCGCCGTGAGCGTAGGAGGCAGCAATCGATAAGCATTCATCTGCTGAATATGCGCCGTTTGTTTTCTCACTTTATCAAGCCATGCACCTGCAAAGATGATTCCTAATAAATAGACACCTATAAAATAAAAGACACTCACCTTACGCCATCTCCTTTTGTTGAAATAGTTGGGATTGTGCCTCGTAAAGCCTTTTGTACTCTCCATCTAGCGCCATTAGCTCTTCATGGTTCCCCTCTTCAACGAAAGCACCATCTTTCATCACGATAATCCGGTCTGCTAAGCGGGCCGCTCCCATACGATGTGTGATAAACAAGACCCCTTGCTCCTGCGTATGATCGAATAGCTTTCGAATGAGTGAAATCTCCGATAGCGGATCGAGAGCAGAAGTCGGTTCATCTAAAATGATAAAATCACTTTCTCTAAAAAAGGTTCTCGCCATTGCAAGCTTTTGCCATTGTCCCCCAGATAGTTCATGACCTTCTTCAAAAAACCGGCCAAGCTGCGCATCGTATGTTTCTTCCATTTGATGAATTCTTTTCTCTATGCCTGCTTGCCGTGCAGCTGAGATCATGCGCTCTTCATCATCTATTTCGTCAATACGGCCAAATCCAATGTTTTCTTTCACAGTGAATTCGTACTTCATAAAATCTTGAAAAAGGACGGCCATTCTCGCATGATATGATTTTTTATAAAGGGTCGAAATCGATTCACCATTGACCTTTTGCATATTCGGCTTGTCTGGATCATATAAACCGGTCAAGCATTTAATCAAGGTCGTCTTACCTGATCCGTTATCCCCCACCAATGCAATGCGTTCACCTTTATCGATATGAAAATGTATATGTTCAATAGCAGGCGTTTTCATATTCGGATAGGTAAAAGAGAGATTTTCTAGCGTAATGGACTGAATACATTCAATCCTCCGAAGCGATGCCGCTTCCTCTGTCTGCTCATCAATTTCTTCTTCTCTCTTTTGAAAAGCTCTCATTTCATCAATATAGAGACTCGTTTCATATAAACTAGAACATTCCCTCGTCAAATCCTGAAAACCACTTTGAATATTTTGCACAGCTTGGAGCACAGCGACAAACGTACCCGCAGCTAATTTCTTTTGAAAGATAAGAAAGACAATAAAAAGACCGCAGCACACATAGGCAAATGTCATAAGCAATCCACCTGCCATCTCCCAGCGAACCTGACGTTTTAGTAATTTATATTTTTCATCTGCACTTTTTACATAATGGCCTTTCCATTTTTGAAGAAGGTAATTTCCTATTCCATATAAACGGATTTCCTTCAATGAATCTCGCTGCGCAACAAGATCAGACACATACATTTCTCTTCGATCATTTGCCGTTAACATGCGGTTTAATTGATACCGTGCGCCTCCAAAGAAAAGCTCAATCCACAAGACAGGCAGAGTACATAAGATCAGAATGACCGCCAAGCCCCAATGGATACCAATCATATAAATGAGAAGTGATACAACAGTAATCAATGCGCTCATGATTGTAAAAATACTTCTAACCATACTCAGAACATGCTGATGACTGTTCATCACACGTTGACTTTCATTATAAAAAGACGGGTGTTCAAATGTAATATATGGAAGCTTGATCGCTTTTTGAAGCAATTCACCCTTCAAATGCAAACCAATCAGATTTGTCGCTTTCTGCTGACTAAGCTGAAGAATGAATTGAAGCCCATATCCTAAAATCACAATGACCATTTGCAACCCAAATAACCTTAAGACCTTTTGAATATCTCCTGAAGAAGTCATGAATAAAATAATTTCATTAATCAATGTTTGAATAATCCAGACACTAGCCAAAGGCATAAAGCCAACGATCACTTGGATGAATAGAGTTAACAGAAGATATGATCGACTTCTTTTCCAAGTATAGGAGATTGCATATAAACAATGGTTCACTGTACTCATCAAACGCTCCACCTTACACCATTTAGTATAATTGACATATTTTTGATATTTATATTATGATAGCTCTGCGTAACTTCATTCTGAGAGGACGATATACGATGACTTCAATCTTACTTTTACAGCTAACTCTTATTCTTTGTAGCCTTTTATTGACGATCGGAATCATTATCTATTTAAAACACCAGATGGAATTAATCATCTTACCGATCCAGCATGTTGGACAAAAATTTGTTCATCCGCTACTCGAAAAACCATCACCTATTCAAATAAATGATCTACTGCAAACCAATCACAAGCAGCAGCTGCTTGTATTCACTGACACAGCATGTCCGCATTGCATCCCATCACTGGAACAATTCCTAGAAACGAAAAAGCAGCGTCAATTAGACATTTCTTTTAGTATTTTGCTAAAGAATGGGAAAGAAGAGGATCAAGAATTATATCGTGATAACCAAACCAACATGCGAATTATCTCAGTGGACGAACAAATGATAGGCGCCTTTCATATTGAAGAGTTTCCATATTACATCATGGTAGAAGAAGATGAAACAATCTCATATGCAGCCCCTTTTCCGGATGGTCTTTATTCAAGGTTTTCTGCAAAATAAACATAAATGAGGCATGTGAAGATAACAAACACACGCCTCATTTTTTTATTGGTTTGGATCTGCCAGAACATCCTGATCCTTTTCCCTTGCGGCGATTTCACTCGCTTCACTTGAAGCTGCGGCTTGTTCCTCAGCTTGTTCAAACTCACTGCGAGCCTCATTTGAAATATCTACTTGGTCACCATGCTGATTCACAGTAACGGACGAAGAAGACGATTCTTTTTGAACCTCTTTCTCTAGTTCCTTTAATTTAGACACATGAAGCTCTAAATCTTTTCCTTGCTGAACTAGAGTCAGTTGTTGAAATAATGCCTTTCTCTCTTCTGGAGAATGGTCGCCTTGAACAATTTTCGCTGCTTCGTTTAAAAAAGAATTGGATGTTTGACTTGCTTGACGACTGTTTGACGTCTGCATAGCATTTGTTAAGAATGAAATTGAAGATATGCTCATGCGTTCACATCCTATTAAATAAAATCCTTGAATTTAGCAGCCACATCTAATGCGTTCTTGGCTAGTACAAATCTCACCTGTATCACGATCCACGTAGTAACGGAAAGTTCCAACACCTTGAAGGAAACAAGTTGGTGCTGATTTGCATGAAGTGACTAATTTTTGCAAAATACATCTTGAAGCTGCAGGTTGAACGTTGGTCATTTTGTTTAAGAAACGATCTAACATATGAATTCCACCTTCCAATTTTTATGGTAATACAACACAATAATAACCAATTACAAGACAACTAACAACATATTTTGATAATTTTACTAATTATTTTTAACTACTAATCTCATTTATGACATAAATTGTCGTTAAAATTCATAGTAAATGTTACTTTTTTCTTATTCGAAGATAATTTATTTATCCATAAATAGTAAAGTGAAGATAGAAATTTTTAAAAATTGTTCTACATTCACTCTTCCTAAAGTACTACCTGCTCAAGTATGATAAAGAGTGAATACATAAAGGAGTGAACACCATTGCAACAAACTGAGAAAATCATTCAATCTCTTCATTCGATCACAAAGTGGGGAAAAGTTGGTAGTATATTTCTCTATATTTCAGGTGGCTTAGCTATTCTTATTGGTTTTTGGCTTGTTCTTCCTGCTGCCCTTGGCGTCTTCCTCATTATGATGGGAATCCATGTACAAAAATCTGTAAACGCAGCGGAACAATTAATTCAAGCTCCTGATACTTCTTATGAAGAGTTATTAGAACAATATGCTAAGATGATGAAAATGCAGACGCTATTTGCCATATCAAGTATTGTCGCAGCCATTCTCTCATTCATCGCCATTATCCTGATGCTGATATTAGGCGGTCTAGCATTTCTTCAAGAAATTCCTAGTGACATTCAGCAATATGAAGGTGAATACGAGGAAGAGCTTGGTGACTTTTATTAATCGAGAGGGGTATCAATGAACATTCGATACCCCTTTTGTTTGATATTTGGCATCGTTTTACCCTTCTAAGCTTGACATTCTATCTTGATCATTTTAAAATACAAATCGTAACTATTACGAATTAAAGGAGGGTCCTATTACTGATGCGTGTGAAAATTACCTTGGCCTGTACGGAAACTGGTGACAGAAACTATATCACAACAAAGAATAAAAGAACGAATCCGGATCGACTGGAGTTAAAAAAATATTCTCCTCGGTTAAAGAAATATACCCTTCATAGAGAAACAAAATAATTTTTTAGGTTTCAAATCGTAATCATTACTTTTTAAGAGAGGCGGAAATGAACATGAGCATTGGCAAAGGGACAGAAAGAAATGAATAAGCGAATACCCGTTACAGTATTAAGTGGTTTTTTAGGAGCTGGAAAAACAACGATATTAAATCATGTACTACAAAATCGTAAAGGGTTAAAAGTAGCTGTTATTGTTAATGACATGAGCGAAATTAATATTGATGCAGAACTAATCAAACAAGGCGGTGAGCTCTCTCGATCAGATGAGAAGCTAGTTGAATTATCTAATGGTTGTATTTGCTGCACATTAAGAGAAGATTTGTTAATCGAAGTAGAGCGCCTATGTAAGACTGGTCATATTGATTATATTGTCATTGAGTCAACAGGTATTAGTGAACCTATTCCAGTCGCGCAAACTTTCTCTTATATTGATGAAGAAATGGGGGTAGATTTGACGCGCTTTTGCCGGCTAGACACGATGGTCACTGTTGTAGATGCGAACCGTTTCTGGACCGACTTCCAGTCAGGAGAAAGTCTATTAGACCGTAAACAAGCCGTTTCCGATGATGACGAACGAGAAATTTCCGATTTACTGATTGATCAAATTGAATTTTGCGATGTGTTGATTATCAATAAGTGTGATCTAGTATCAAACTCAGAATTAGACCGACTTGAGCACGTGCTGACCACACTTCAACCAGAAGCATCTATCATCAGAACCTCAAAAGGGCAAGTAAAGCCAAGTGACATTTTAAATACTGGTTTATTCGATTTTGAAAAGTCCAGTGCTTCTGCTGGCTGGATTAAAGAAATCAACGCTGGGCATTCTCAGCATACGCCAGAAACAGAAGAATACCAAATCTCATCCTTTGTTTATGAAAGAAGACTTCCCTTCCATACTGGCAGGTTAAATAATTGGTTAGATCAGATGCCAGAGCAAATAGTTCGCGCTAAAGGATTTACATGGCTTGCCACACATCATGATTTAACCATTTTAATTTCACAGGCTGGAAAATCTGTTGCGATTGAACCAATTGCCTACTGGATTGCTGCCTTGCCTGAGCAAGAAAAAGCACAGATATTAAAGCAAGAACCAGAGCTTCTTGATGAGTGGGACGCAGAATTTGGTGACAGGCATACAAAACTTGTGTTTATTGGCGTAGATTTACCTAAAGCAGATATCATTCGCACACTTGATCAATGCTTACTCACACCTGAGGAATTTGATCAAGAATGGACTACGTTTGAAGACCCCTTTCAATGGAAAATCCAACATTAAGCCAGGAGGGTTTTAAGTGGCAAAGAAATCTAAAATTGCTAAAGAAAAAAAGCGGCAGCAGCTTGTATTGAAATATGCAGAATTAAGAAAAGAGTTGAAAGAAAAAGGTGAATATGAAGCTTTAAGGAAATTACCTAGAGACTCTTCCCCTACTCGCTTAAAAAACCGCTGTGAGTTAACCGGTCGTCCTAGAGGTTACTTACGAAAATTTAAAATGTCTAGAATTGCTTTTCGTGAGCTTGCCTATAAGGGCCAAATTCCAGGAGTGAAAAAATCGAGTTGGTAAAGATTGAGTTGATCTTATCACAGCTCCCATAAAAGTAAAGCAGTAAAAAATGTTGAAAAATCTACTTTCTAAGCATATCTCAACCTTTTTGAGCCACAAAATAACATTTTAAAAACCAGCAGAGTTTCTGCTGGTTTTTGATCATGACAGGATTCTAAGATGAATAGACCTATTTCTATAAAAGTATTTTCAACAATGATTATGACATTTTCTCTACTTTTCAAAAAATCATGATCATGATACTTTGTTGTCACTACCCACCGATGTATGACATTTCAACTTTTTTCTGATCTTTCTTCTGCTCTCTCTCAGCTGAATATTGATCATCTCTATTCGACCATAGTTCCTTCAATATGTTCTTTATATCTTCATTATCTTTTGTTGAGCGAATCACCCGCTTCAGATCAAAACCCGATGATGCAAAAAGACATGTAAACAATTCACCGCGAGCAGAAAGTCTCGCTCTATTACATGTTCCACAAAAGGCATCTGAAACAGAAGAAATAATGCCTATCTCTCCTGAACCATCTTGGTAAAAGAATCGGTTGGCTACTTCACCTGGATATTGAGGAGGTTCTGGTTTGATGGGAAATGTTGAATCAATTAGACCAATGATCTCTTTCTTTGTCATGACATGCTCTAGATTCCATTTATTCGTATTTCCGACATCCATGAACTCGATAAATCTGAGAACATGTCCTTCTTTTTTAAAGTAAGCTGCCATTGGTAAGACATCCTGATCATTCACACCTTTTTGAACAACCATATTGATCTTAATAGCAAGTCCAGCTTTTTTTGCAGCCTCAATCCCATCAAACACTTTTTGGATAGAAATATTCCTTCCGTTCATTTGCTTGAAACGGTCAGGGTTTAATGAATCCAAACTAATGGTGACTCTTTGAAGACCTGCTTTCTTTAACTTTTCAGCATATACAGGTAAAAGCGTTCCATTAGTTGTCATAGCAATATCTTCGATTCCTGGAATTTTCGAGAGCTTTTCTATTAAGATAGGCAAATCTTTTCGCATTAAGGGTTCACCACCCGTGATGCGTATTTTCACCACACCTAGGTCCTTTGCAAAAAGGGTAGCAAGCTGTTCAATTTCTTCGAAACTAAGCAGTTCTTCTTTATTCAAAAAAGGATAATCTGGTCCAAAAATTTCAGCAGGCATACAGTACGTACATCTAAAGTTACAGCGATCTGTTACTGAGATTCTTAAATCGCGCAATGGTCGATGTCTCTTATCCAATATACTGTCCATACTTTGCCTCCTATTCTGTTATACGCTGATGGTGAGTGTATATATTAAAAGATTCTCCTCTGACAAATCCAACTGTCGTGATATTTAATTCTTCTGCCATATTAAGCGCCAGCTCAGTTGGTGCTGATTTTGAGATGACGATCGACACTCCTAGTTTTGCTGCCTTCAATAGAACTTCTGACGATATCCGGCCGCTAAACACAAGGATTTTATCTCTAAGCGGAATTCGATGAAGTAAACAGTATCCATAGATTTTATCTAAAGCATTATGTCTTCCTATATCAGTTCTAGTGATAAATAGCTTTTCTGTGTCACACAGTCCTGCATTATGCACACCACCAGTATGTTGAAACAATTGACTTTCTTCTTGTAAACATTTCATTAGACGCATACAGGTTTCAGCAGAAATGTTGATTCGATCAATGGCTGTTTTTGCTGTTTTCACATCTTGGAGAAAATAAAAGTGTCTCCCTTTCCCGCAGCAAGAACCAATCACCCGCTTAGTAAAATCTGATGACTGAAACTCGCTTGAGTGAACTAAATCAACATAGGCAAAGCCCATACTTTCATCTATTGTAAACCTTTTAATCTCATTTTCAAATCGAATGACTCCTTCTGAAGCTAAAAAACCGATCACCAATTCTTTTAAATGATCTGGTGAACAAACAAGTGTTACAAATTCCTCTCCATTCACGATCACAGTTAAAGGAAATTCTTCTACAACTTCATCTGTTTTGCAAGTAAATTGACCTTCACGGTATTGGTGTATAACTCGTTTCTTTTTAACAGAAGGATTCATTGTATGATCTTCCTTTCAGCACAAATTTAGTTATATGAACCAATTAA
Encoded proteins:
- a CDS encoding DUF5362 family protein; the protein is MQQTEKIIQSLHSITKWGKVGSIFLYISGGLAILIGFWLVLPAALGVFLIMMGIHVQKSVNAAEQLIQAPDTSYEELLEQYAKMMKMQTLFAISSIVAAILSFIAIILMLILGGLAFLQEIPSDIQQYEGEYEEELGDFY
- the rpsN gene encoding 30S ribosomal protein S14; protein product: MAKKSKIAKEKKRQQLVLKYAELRKELKEKGEYEALRKLPRDSSPTRLKNRCELTGRPRGYLRKFKMSRIAFRELAYKGQIPGVKKSSW
- a CDS encoding TlpA family protein disulfide reductase, whose product is MTDILLIIVLFIVIAQLAVVFLLARFIGKFMSKIKSLDGIELKEADVGDTAPLFRSYTHSGNKVILKEYLQNGRAVMLLFVNTTCMTCKSILSDMHQHISSDDTQFIFINGDEQGDDALLLQLLPDQAVYMRSSQIMELYGVTVVPQAILIDEHGIILQRKSVQNAKQFEQLLHAS
- a CDS encoding GTP-binding protein is translated as MNKRIPVTVLSGFLGAGKTTILNHVLQNRKGLKVAVIVNDMSEINIDAELIKQGGELSRSDEKLVELSNGCICCTLREDLLIEVERLCKTGHIDYIVIESTGISEPIPVAQTFSYIDEEMGVDLTRFCRLDTMVTVVDANRFWTDFQSGESLLDRKQAVSDDDEREISDLLIDQIEFCDVLIINKCDLVSNSELDRLEHVLTTLQPEASIIRTSKGQVKPSDILNTGLFDFEKSSASAGWIKEINAGHSQHTPETEEYQISSFVYERRLPFHTGRLNNWLDQMPEQIVRAKGFTWLATHHDLTILISQAGKSVAIEPIAYWIAALPEQEKAQILKQEPELLDEWDAEFGDRHTKLVFIGVDLPKADIIRTLDQCLLTPEEFDQEWTTFEDPFQWKIQH
- a CDS encoding MauE/DoxX family redox-associated membrane protein, with translation MSVFYFIGVYLLGIIFAGAWLDKVRKQTAHIQQMNAYRLLPPTLTAPMFYLFLTVELACTGLLFVWNMSLVPAIGLTALLCIYTGAVTFNLLRGHRNISCGCGGLLENDHLHWGIVIRNVSMLELVIGLFYVHPYVETIPWPLHIICFLIAVAVCLIIAVGKTIMMFKRKWMNQFESFIEGD
- the fdhD gene encoding formate dehydrogenase accessory sulfurtransferase FdhD, which codes for MNPSVKKKRVIHQYREGQFTCKTDEVVEEFPLTVIVNGEEFVTLVCSPDHLKELVIGFLASEGVIRFENEIKRFTIDESMGFAYVDLVHSSEFQSSDFTKRVIGSCCGKGRHFYFLQDVKTAKTAIDRINISAETCMRLMKCLQEESQLFQHTGGVHNAGLCDTEKLFITRTDIGRHNALDKIYGYCLLHRIPLRDKILVFSGRISSEVLLKAAKLGVSIVISKSAPTELALNMAEELNITTVGFVRGESFNIYTHHQRITE
- a CDS encoding ABC transporter ATP-binding protein; amino-acid sequence: MSTVNHCLYAISYTWKRSRSYLLLTLFIQVIVGFMPLASVWIIQTLINEIILFMTSSGDIQKVLRLFGLQMVIVILGYGLQFILQLSQQKATNLIGLHLKGELLQKAIKLPYITFEHPSFYNESQRVMNSHQHVLSMVRSIFTIMSALITVVSLLIYMIGIHWGLAVILILCTLPVLWIELFFGGARYQLNRMLTANDRREMYVSDLVAQRDSLKEIRLYGIGNYLLQKWKGHYVKSADEKYKLLKRQVRWEMAGGLLMTFAYVCCGLFIVFLIFQKKLAAGTFVAVLQAVQNIQSGFQDLTRECSSLYETSLYIDEMRAFQKREEEIDEQTEEAASLRRIECIQSITLENLSFTYPNMKTPAIEHIHFHIDKGERIALVGDNGSGKTTLIKCLTGLYDPDKPNMQKVNGESISTLYKKSYHARMAVLFQDFMKYEFTVKENIGFGRIDEIDDEERMISAARQAGIEKRIHQMEETYDAQLGRFFEEGHELSGGQWQKLAMARTFFRESDFIILDEPTSALDPLSEISLIRKLFDHTQEQGVLFITHRMGAARLADRIIVMKDGAFVEEGNHEELMALDGEYKRLYEAQSQLFQQKEMA
- the moaA gene encoding GTP 3',8-cyclase MoaA yields the protein MDSILDKRHRPLRDLRISVTDRCNFRCTYCMPAEIFGPDYPFLNKEELLSFEEIEQLATLFAKDLGVVKIRITGGEPLMRKDLPILIEKLSKIPGIEDIAMTTNGTLLPVYAEKLKKAGLQRVTISLDSLNPDRFKQMNGRNISIQKVFDGIEAAKKAGLAIKINMVVQKGVNDQDVLPMAAYFKKEGHVLRFIEFMDVGNTNKWNLEHVMTKKEIIGLIDSTFPIKPEPPQYPGEVANRFFYQDGSGEIGIISSVSDAFCGTCNRARLSARGELFTCLFASSGFDLKRVIRSTKDNEDIKNILKELWSNRDDQYSAEREQKKDQKKVEMSYIGG
- the rpmG gene encoding 50S ribosomal protein L33 — translated: MRVKITLACTETGDRNYITTKNKRTNPDRLELKKYSPRLKKYTLHRETK